One Lujinxingia sediminis DNA segment encodes these proteins:
- a CDS encoding DUF302 domain-containing protein: MFSAARRLRLMVRSVACNPPLAHLVLLAESPIELLLPCNVVVTEDDEGNVIVSAFDPIRMSLLIDRDDVQPITDDVKARMERVLAAVGEG, encoded by the coding sequence ATGTTCAGCGCTGCGCGGCGCCTCCGGTTGATGGTGCGCAGCGTGGCCTGCAACCCGCCTCTGGCCCATCTGGTCCTGCTGGCCGAATCCCCCATAGAGCTTTTGCTGCCCTGCAACGTGGTGGTCACCGAGGACGATGAGGGTAACGTCATCGTCTCGGCGTTCGACCCCATCAGAATGTCTTTGCTCATTGATCGCGATGACGTGCAGCCGATTACTGACGACGTTAAAGCGCGGATGGAGCGGGTGCTCGCGGCGGTGGGGGAGGGGTGA
- a CDS encoding heavy metal translocating P-type ATPase has protein sequence MSNVTETLRIEGMTCASCVGHVEKAIAGLEGVAGASVNLATERATVEFVPRRIDLEAIAAAVREAGYGVTRLAEEDRGAVEEAAREEELGELRRRLGIAALLSAPLLLLEMVPMMVPAAHHWLMGVIERQTLWMVFFVLATAVQFGPGWRFYRAGWAALRRLSPDMNTLVMLGTSAAYGYSVVATFVPGVLPAASLHVYYEASAVIITLILAGKYMEALAKGRTSQAIRRLVGLQPKRARVVRGGKDVEVPLAEVREGDVVRVRPGERVPVDGEVVEGASYVDESMITGEPLPVEKREGAQVVGGTINGHGTFLFRVTRVAGDTVLAQIIRTVEEAQATKPQIQALADKVVAVFVPVVLVLAALTFGAWLWLGPAPALTSALVAAVSVLIIACPCAMGLATPTSIMVGTGKAAEMGVLFRKGDALQTLQEADIVALDKTGTLTEGRPTLTDFFVQSGINEAEVLQLAAAVERGSEHPIARAIVEAAAARQLPALPASDFEAEAGFGVRARVGERQVALGADRYVTRLGLDPTIFAHDAERLASEGKTPFYIVIDDALAGVLAVSDPIKPSTPEAIRTLKKLGLQVAMITGDNRRTAEAIAAQLGIDEVLAEVLPEGKSDAVKRLQARGLKVAFVGDGINDAPALAQADVGLAIGTGTDIAIEAADVVLMSGSLSGIPNAIALSQATLRNIKQNLFWAFAYNAALIPVAAGVLYPVFGVLLSPMFAAGAMAISSTFVLGNGLRLRGFSPGEAAVK, from the coding sequence ATGAGCAACGTCACCGAAACATTGAGAATTGAAGGCATGACCTGCGCGTCGTGCGTGGGGCATGTGGAGAAGGCGATCGCCGGGTTGGAGGGCGTGGCCGGCGCGTCGGTGAACCTGGCGACCGAGCGGGCCACGGTGGAGTTCGTGCCGCGGCGCATCGATCTGGAGGCCATCGCCGCCGCGGTGCGGGAGGCCGGCTACGGGGTGACGCGCCTGGCCGAGGAGGATCGCGGAGCGGTGGAAGAGGCCGCGCGCGAAGAGGAGCTCGGCGAGTTGCGGCGGAGGTTGGGCATCGCCGCGCTTTTGAGCGCGCCGCTGCTGCTGCTCGAGATGGTGCCGATGATGGTGCCCGCGGCGCATCACTGGCTGATGGGCGTCATTGAGCGGCAGACGCTCTGGATGGTGTTTTTTGTGCTGGCGACGGCCGTGCAATTTGGCCCCGGGTGGCGTTTTTACCGCGCGGGCTGGGCGGCGCTGCGGCGCTTAAGCCCCGACATGAACACGCTGGTGATGCTGGGGACGAGCGCGGCCTACGGCTACTCGGTGGTGGCGACCTTTGTGCCCGGGGTGCTGCCCGCCGCCTCCCTTCACGTCTACTACGAAGCTTCCGCCGTGATCATCACGCTCATACTCGCCGGCAAGTACATGGAGGCGCTGGCGAAGGGGCGCACAAGCCAGGCGATTCGCCGCCTGGTCGGCCTTCAGCCCAAACGCGCCCGGGTGGTGCGTGGCGGCAAAGACGTGGAGGTGCCCCTGGCCGAGGTTCGCGAGGGCGATGTGGTGCGGGTGCGCCCTGGCGAGCGGGTGCCGGTGGACGGGGAGGTCGTGGAGGGGGCGTCTTATGTGGATGAGTCGATGATCACCGGGGAGCCCCTGCCGGTCGAGAAGCGCGAAGGGGCCCAGGTGGTGGGCGGCACGATCAACGGGCACGGAACCTTTTTGTTCAGGGTGACGCGGGTCGCCGGCGATACGGTGCTGGCGCAGATCATTCGCACCGTGGAGGAGGCCCAGGCCACCAAGCCGCAGATTCAGGCGCTGGCCGATAAGGTGGTGGCGGTCTTTGTGCCGGTGGTGCTCGTGTTGGCCGCGCTGACCTTCGGCGCCTGGCTGTGGCTGGGGCCCGCCCCGGCGTTGACCTCGGCGCTGGTGGCGGCAGTCTCGGTGCTGATCATCGCCTGCCCCTGCGCCATGGGCCTGGCCACGCCCACCTCCATCATGGTGGGCACGGGCAAAGCCGCCGAGATGGGCGTGCTCTTCCGCAAGGGCGACGCCCTGCAGACCCTGCAAGAGGCCGACATCGTCGCCCTCGACAAGACGGGCACGCTGACCGAGGGTCGCCCCACCCTCACCGATTTTTTTGTTCAGAGTGGCATTAACGAAGCCGAGGTGTTGCAGCTGGCCGCCGCCGTCGAGCGGGGCTCGGAGCACCCCATCGCGCGGGCGATTGTGGAGGCCGCCGCCGCACGACAGCTGCCCGCGTTGCCCGCGAGCGACTTTGAGGCGGAGGCGGGTTTTGGCGTGCGCGCCAGGGTTGGCGAGCGACAGGTCGCGCTGGGGGCTGACCGCTACGTGACGCGGCTGGGGCTCGACCCCACGATCTTTGCGCACGACGCCGAACGCCTGGCCTCCGAGGGTAAAACGCCCTTCTACATCGTGATCGACGACGCGCTCGCAGGAGTGCTCGCCGTATCGGACCCGATCAAACCATCGACGCCCGAGGCGATTCGCACGCTGAAAAAGCTCGGGCTTCAGGTGGCGATGATCACCGGCGACAACCGGCGCACCGCCGAGGCGATTGCCGCGCAGCTGGGCATCGACGAGGTGCTCGCTGAAGTCTTGCCCGAGGGTAAATCCGACGCCGTCAAACGCCTGCAGGCCCGGGGCCTCAAGGTCGCGTTTGTGGGCGACGGCATCAACGACGCCCCGGCGCTGGCCCAGGCCGACGTGGGGCTGGCCATTGGCACCGGCACCGACATCGCGATTGAGGCGGCCGACGTGGTGTTGATGAGCGGGAGCTTGAGCGGCATCCCCAACGCCATCGCCCTCTCGCAGGCCACGCTGCGCAATATCAAACAGAATTTGTTCTGGGCCTTTGCTTACAACGCCGCCTTGATTCCGGTGGCCGCCGGCGTGCTTTACCCGGTCTTCGGCGTGCTTTTGTCGCCGATGTTCGCCGCCGGGGCGATGGCGATAAGCAGCACCTTTGTGCTGGGGAACGGGTTGAGGTTGCGGGGATTTTCGCCGGGGGAGGCCGCTGTGAAGTGA
- a CDS encoding sigma-70 family RNA polymerase sigma factor: MTTPTSNAANAALEATLLEHRDAFLGFVRSRVSDAQTAEDILHDSLIRAMGSLDQLDDEAKVVAWFYQILRNAIIDRQRRRTTREKYVDQYAREAESRETPAARKNVCQCFHKLIPTLKDEYQEMIEAVELGEAETEQLAAELGITTNNLNVRRHRARKQLKGRIEETCGACAAAGCLDCTCSH, encoded by the coding sequence ATGACGACCCCCACTTCAAACGCTGCAAACGCCGCGCTCGAAGCGACGCTTCTGGAGCATCGCGACGCCTTTCTGGGCTTTGTGCGCTCCCGCGTCTCCGATGCGCAGACCGCTGAGGACATCCTGCACGACAGCCTCATCAGGGCGATGGGTTCGTTGGATCAGCTCGATGATGAGGCGAAGGTCGTGGCCTGGTTCTATCAGATCCTGCGCAACGCCATCATCGATCGGCAGCGTCGTCGGACGACCCGGGAGAAGTACGTCGATCAGTACGCCCGGGAGGCCGAGAGCAGGGAGACGCCCGCAGCGCGCAAAAACGTCTGCCAGTGCTTTCACAAGCTCATTCCGACGCTCAAAGATGAGTATCAGGAGATGATCGAAGCCGTGGAGCTTGGCGAGGCCGAGACCGAGCAGCTGGCCGCCGAGCTGGGCATCACGACCAACAATCTGAATGTGCGGCGACACCGAGCGCGAAAGCAGCTCAAGGGTCGGATTGAGGAGACCTGCGGGGCGTGTGCGGCCGCGGGGTGTCTGGATTGCACCTGCAGCCACTGA
- a CDS encoding copper ion binding protein encodes MSTTQKTLHVKGMSCGNCAKHVEKAVGALEGVETVAVVLDKEQVTVAFREDATTLDAISKAIVDADYEVVGEIEG; translated from the coding sequence ATGAGCACCACCCAAAAAACCCTGCACGTCAAAGGCATGAGCTGCGGAAACTGCGCCAAACACGTCGAGAAGGCCGTGGGCGCGCTTGAGGGCGTCGAGACGGTCGCCGTCGTCCTCGATAAGGAACAGGTCACCGTCGCCTTCCGCGAGGACGCCACAACCCTGGATGCCATCTCCAAAGCCATCGTGGACGCGGACTACGAGGTGGTCGGCGAAATCGAGGGCTAG